The Candidatus Hydrogenedentota bacterium region ATGCGTTTTAAGACTCTTCTTGCAGTAGCACTCATTGCCTCCTTGGGCAGTGTTGCGTTTGCCGAATTGCAGAACGTCGAAATCGGCGGCAGCATTCGCATTCGCGGAAACTATTTTGATATGGATGGCATGGGCGACAGCAGCTTCATTGAACAGCGCACCCGCTTGAACATCAAAGCGGACTTCACACAAGATGTGTTTGCGTTCATTGAAATCGACTCCTACGACGTTTGGGGCGAAGATTTTCGTTCCTTGTACCTCACCGGTGCTGATGTTCGCGGCCGCGACAATGTCGACCTGTACCAGGCGTACATTGAAGCACGCAATCTTTGGGGCTCTCCTTTGAGCGTCCGCGTTGGTCGTCAAGAAATTGCGCTGGGCAACCAATTCCTCGTTGGCGTTAAAGACGTATCCTCCATCTTCCCCGGACTGTCTTTTGATGCGCTGCGCCTGACCTTCGAAAACGAAGCGGTGAAAATTGACGCTATCGCAGCAAAACTTGCCGAAACCTACGGCGATTTCGGCGACGATGATGTCGACTTCTACGCCTTGTATGGCAGCTATCTGGGAATTGAAGACATTACCCTTGATGCCTATTGGATGTTTGTGAGAGATGACCAGGGCGTCCTGGCAAATGTTATCAACGGCACAACAGTTGATATTCATACTATCGGCCTCCGCGGAGCTGGCGTTATCGGTGGATTTGATTTCGAACTTGAAGCGGCCTATCAGTTTGGCGATGTGGACGATGTACCTTCTGCCTGTCCTTTTGGCTTCGGTCATGCTGACGTTGATTACGACGAATTCGCCGTCAACGCCGAACTCGGCTACACCTTCGACACGAGCTGGCAGCCCCGCGTCTTCGCGCGTTTCGCTTACTTTGGCGGTGGCAAACCGGATCGCCGCTGCTGGTCCAACGACTATGACATGCCCTTCAACCGCTTATTCTCCAACGTTGAATACAGCGAATTCATCGACCAGACCGCACTGTCCAACGTTCTTGTCTACACCCTCGGCG contains the following coding sequences:
- a CDS encoding alginate export family protein, which encodes MRFKTLLAVALIASLGSVAFAELQNVEIGGSIRIRGNYFDMDGMGDSSFIEQRTRLNIKADFTQDVFAFIEIDSYDVWGEDFRSLYLTGADVRGRDNVDLYQAYIEARNLWGSPLSVRVGRQEIALGNQFLVGVKDVSSIFPGLSFDALRLTFENEAVKIDAIAAKLAETYGDFGDDDVDFYALYGSYLGIEDITLDAYWMFVRDDQGVLANVINGTTVDIHTIGLRGAGVIGGFDFELEAAYQFGDVDDVPSACPFGFGHADVDYDEFAVNAELGYTFDTSWQPRVFARFAYFGGGKPDRRCWSNDYDMPFNRLFSNVEYSEFIDQTALSNVLVYTLGVQAMVTETLELKLLGSYFQQDQNYYRGKDNLGWELGLYADYQYSEDLVIRAGFAHFFAKSGMDAARIADNGLNFFPGNKRDDYNYLFLETEIAF